The Meiothermus ruber DSM 1279 genome includes the window CATAGCTGGAGCCTCGAGGATTTGCTAACCAAAATTAACCAGGTGCCCGAAGACATCCGCACCGCCGTGCGCAACAACGGCGGCGGCCACCACAACCACACCCTATTCTGGGACATCCTCACCCCCGGCGGCTCCAAAGAGCCTACCGGCAAGCTGGCCGAGGCCATCAATGCCACATTCGGCTCTTTCGAGGAACTGAAAGCCAAGCTAACCCAGGCTGGCGCGACCCGCTTTGGCTCCGGCTGGGCCTGGCTGGTAAAGGACAAAGACGGCAAGCTGCAGGTCTATAGCACCGCCAACCAGGACTCCCCCCTGATGGAAGGCCACACCCCGCTGCTGGGCATTGACGTGTGGGAGCACGCCTACTACCTCAAATACCAGAACCGCCGCCCCGACTACCTGGCGGCCATCTGGAACGTGATTAACTGGGACAAAGTGGCCGAGCGGTTCTAGCGGAACTTTTAGCAAAAAAGGCCGGGGGGTTCCCCGGCCTTGACGCTTGGACGTTCTAGGGTGCGGTTGTAAATGTGCGGCCTGTAGATGCAGTGAAACTGCCTTCGGCAGCGCCCAAGAACACAGCCAGCCAACCTCCAGGCCCCGCCGCAGCGTCTACCGAGGCGAAAGGCGCAGCTCCCACAAC containing:
- a CDS encoding superoxide dismutase, producing the protein MSYPFKLPELAYPKDALEPHIDAQTMEIHHGKHHAAYVNNLNAALEKHPELHSWSLEDLLTKINQVPEDIRTAVRNNGGGHHNHTLFWDILTPGGSKEPTGKLAEAINATFGSFEELKAKLTQAGATRFGSGWAWLVKDKDGKLQVYSTANQDSPLMEGHTPLLGIDVWEHAYYLKYQNRRPDYLAAIWNVINWDKVAERF